The following nucleotide sequence is from Mangifera indica cultivar Alphonso chromosome 1, CATAS_Mindica_2.1, whole genome shotgun sequence.
TAGGTATGAACTGATTGTTCCCATTATGTTGTTTCTGCATAAAGTGTTTAATAGTGATTAAACAAATGTTGTGTGCTTGGCTCCAGGTGAGATAAATATTGTGTACCGACGAAAAGAGGGAGGTTATGGTCTTATTATACCTAAAGGAAATGGTAATGCTGAGAAATTAGAGCCTCTGGTGGTTGAACCAGCAAGAGAACCCTCCTTGGCAGAATAAATACACAGCTAGAAAGGAGATATGTCTCTCATTTAGATCAGCCCAGACCGTTTTTCAATCTTTTGTAAGTGTCTAGTGGCAGTGGTGTATACGAAGGCTAAGGCGGGCTAAGCACATAACTATACAGTTTTTTATATGAagcatttacaaaattttgacatGTATGCACTTGTTTTGGGTGATTAATTTTGtagaatgagagaaaaagacGTATCAACCAGTGCCAATGAAGAGAGATGAGGAAAAACTTAATGTAATCACCATGCAGTCTATACAATTATCACTCTTTATTAACAGAAATGGATTGACGTGTTTTTATTTAGGTAACCAAAAAAGATTGTATGGTTATGTGTATGtaggtttttccttttttttttaacttcatcTTACACTACTGGGCAGATATGCTGTTGTGTACGGTACTCATGTGCCTGCTCCCTCAGCAGCCTGAGTTCCTAAAGCCTTGCAAATGAGTCAAGTCACTCGCAAGCCATTAACGGCTCGGCTTGGTTTTTTTTGAGCCTAGTTCAAGAGACTCAAATATACAAGTGAACCAAATTCTAGTAGGCGGTTACTTGATTAGGTAATTTATATGATATCAACCAacgtttaaaattttgaaattttgcacCAAAATTCCTAAAATCTTACCTTTACAAACctcttaatctttaaaatttgctCCCTAAAATCTTATCTTTAGAAACctctaagtttttaaaatttgcatgTATAACTaaacatcaaattttaaatgtataagataaaaagtaaatataaaatacaaggttttattgtaattttttttaactaagcTCGAGTCAATTGTTTCACTTTGGGTCGGTTCAATTTGATAGTAGCCCTAGTTTCAACACAACAGAACAACTCATTGGGCATCCAACACCCCGCAATAATGTGGTTAAGCCTGCACGCCGTGTGGCTGATTTCACAACTTCTTTCCAGCATTTAACTTTTGAGTTCGTACATAGTGTACAAAGTTTCaaacatgaaaattttcatctagTTTTTGACAGGTCTCATTATCAGAGacacaaaaagaaaagggaaataaTTGAAGAAAGATGAGCAAAATTGAGGGATATATCTTACATCTCAAACAATATGTTGCTCTAAATATGCACATCGTGAAGCACTAGTAcaacaaaagaaagaacaatTATGTTCTCTAGTGGATTTAGATGTATGATGAACCATCTTAAGAAGGCTTACCCCAAGCTTGATATTAAGTAGATTCCTCAAGTTTAAGCTCCAATCCAATCTTCCCAAAAAGGGCTGTGACCATTTCATTTGATGCCTTATTCCCCAAGCTGCAATTGAAATTAACTTTAATTGTGAATCCAAAATGCCCGaggtgaaaaattaaaatgactcTTACAAAGAATAAAATGGTGCAGCCATCAATTTGTCAAATATGAATCGAAGTTTTCTTCTTCTCGTTGGTCTTGAATCTCTCTGCTGAAACACATAACAGCTTATTGATTGACATTCCTTCCCCTAAAGTCTTCCTCTTTACTTCATACCGGTGCTTAATCCTGTCATCAAGCTTGTAACCAAGAAATGCAGGAAAGGCCAATAGCTCTCCTACTTCACGATCCATTTCTCCTATCAAATACTCCATCTTCTCCTCTAAAGAGCTATGATTGTACTGCAGTATCTGAGGGTGCTTCTTGCTCATGGCAAGAATGTCTGCAAAAGATAGCCCATAACTCAAGAATACTCCAATTACCTTTTGCATGTTTCCACAGCCTGTTCTGGTCACAGCTCCCATTGCTGCGGCTAACTCCTTCGTTCTATATTTATACCCTATCTTCACCAAAAACACAAGCTTCTGTGCAAGTTTATCGAAGGACATGGCTAGAAATAATGGGGCCTTTTTCAAGAACTTGAAAAGGTCACTGGAATTCAAACCACATTGCTTAAGAAACTCCATTCTAGGATGTATTTTCCTTTCTCTACTAGCACTAATCAAACCAGGGAACACgagaaaaatcttgaaaatttcCTCGTCATTTAGTCCACCAAACGACCTCAACAACTCCACATGTTTTTCTACATGCTTCACACTGTAACTCAAGATTAAAGGGAATTTCAGGAAAACAGTTCGTGTGGCATCCACATCCCCGCGACTAAGcttattgatgaaattaattCTTGGAAGCAGCTGAGTATCCAAATCATAATTGAGAAGTCTTGGACGCTTCACAATTAAATCAGTACCACCAAAGGGGTTCAAGAAAGCAATAgttctttcaatttcttcaaatgACTTGAGGCATAAGGCCTTAGTTAAATTAACATTGTTGAGAACATGAACAATCTTTTCTGGAGGAATCCCAAGCAGCCGAACCTTTTGATCAAACCCCACCAAATATCTTGTTTCTGCTCCAACAAGAAGGCGTTCAATCTGCAGTGGCTCAATCTTTCCTCCCAAATCgtcacaaagaaaacaaatcaatGGATCAATTTCCTCTGCTATTAATACATTTGGGGATTTACTAATCACTCGAAAAAGTGCAATTCCTTTGAGTCCAACAGACTGCAAAGTAAGAATGCGGTCACGTATTTTATCAAAAGATGTTAATCTCAGAGTGGGATTCTGCTTAAAAAGTAATTCAGAATCTTTATCACTGAATCCTAATTCTTGAAAGAATGTaactgaaacaaaaacaaaacaagaaacgTTGTGTCAAGAGAAGAGCAGTTGAATAATATGTACATAAAGTGTTTGAGAAATAGCCTTAAAGAAAGAATTACCTGTTTCAATCTCTGAAAGAAGATTAACGGGCGAAGAGAGGCAGTTGCAAAGGATGGTAGGTCGAAAACTCAATGAGGGCTCAATAGCAATTCTTGAGGTTTTAGTGAGACAGATGCGCTTCTGGGGATTAAGAGAGTAAATTTTGGTTGGGAAAATAATAGTTTgggagagaaagaagagagaagaagaggaagtaATCATTTCAAATGGCGTCTCCTGGATAGCCTAGCTTGGTTACAAATGAGTGCTGCACATTCACATTACGGCTCGCGGGTAAATCAAACAAGATGATCACAGGGATGACAAACAGATAATAGCTTTGGTAGGCAAATTCACCCCCATTAATTTGACTTTTCTATCTGTCTCTTCGTCCCTATCCATTTTGCTGGACCATTGCGAGACCGATAAGTCAATACCCAATTCTAGCCCAACTAATTCGGCCCTACTTTTTAACTCCTTCAACTGGGACTTAACCAGTTTATATCCAGTAAAATTAAATCCTAACCTCTAAATTCAGGcttaacaatataataatataaaacaaggTCCTCCCCTGAGTTTCTCCACCTTCGTCTATGCcagaagacaaaaaaataagCGGAAAAATCTAGCCATTCTCTCTATTCTCTAACCATACCAAAGATTCTAATTTTCAGTGAAAAGGAATTTCCAATCAGCGTTTTAACAGAGCACTTACTCTtgacaaacaaaatattattactatGAAATTCTTctgaacaaaaatattaattacaaagaAATGGCTGCAACAAATTCACTTTGCTTGTCAAAGGCAAAGACAAATTGAATCATGCCACAGGTTTGAGGTCCTTGATCTCATTTCAGTCTGAGTCCCGAAATCCAGTAGATAGAGATTTGTTGTAAACGGATTGATGTTTTTCAACTCCAATATCAGGAGTTCGACTCTTTAGACTTTTCGCTCCCATTTTACTCCTCGCAGGCATGTCTTTTATAAGCACATCAGATGAGCCTccttttttagttttcttgggtACTCTTGAAACTTGTAACCTGATTTAACAAAGAAAACCATtaagtccaaaaaaaaaaatctctggtGTACATCCAATATAGCAACCAGCATTGAAAGAAACTAGAGTGGCTTGCAAATTACTTGCCTATCTTTAGGAACTTGGCTAAGGCCATCCGATCTTGATGCTTCTTTGGTAACTTCTTCCCCTTTGTCATCATGAAGATTCTCTTCCTGCATAAGGAAGCAGAAACAAATGCTAATTTAATTAGCACCTCTCTTATCATAATTAATCATGGCTCATAGAGTGAAACATCCCGGGCAGATACTCCAACCATATTGTCGATTAAGATACTTAAATTGTTAGTTTAGATGCAAGAACAATACAAATGTATGCAACCAATGATCAAAGTGCAAATATGTTCTTTACACAGGAAACAGCACACAAAAATAAGTCCAGCACAAACAACTAAGATTAGCAGAAGGTTTAAACCTATGTATGATTGTTGAATCACTTGGAGCAAGACCAAAAGTACCTGAAAGAATATTTACTCCTAGCAAAATAGGTTAAAGATGGATACTGATAAACCAAGGGCATGTACAGTTAACACCTGGATTCTCTTAACAGGATAAAGAGATACCGAAAACAAAATTAGAGATAGGAAATCTCGTTACTGCAAGAGGAACAATGCTCATGTCAGTTAAAGACAAATGAAGATGTCTTTTGAATGGACTTTGAGCTTAAACATGATAATTGATTCTAGATGTCTAACAGGCACTTCTTCAATACTTCAACGCACTAGAGTTTCTACTGACATCTAAGATAAGACAAGTAGTCcatcagaattttttttctttgaaaaaaaatattcaagaaaaaatacAGTGTTGCTTGAAGCAAGGATGCACATCAACATAGCAGATCATAGAAGCAAGGAAGTGAATCAGGAGCTATTAGCTAAGCAAATCAGTATCTGTGTACTGAGATATGTAGAACCAAAAGTGTCAACATTTTTAAAGTTACCAGATCGTTAACTACAAGTTCAGTCATAATTAGAGCATTTCAAGTACAAATAAACAGGCACATAAAACCACAAAGCTTGACCATATTGTATTactcaaaaatttttttgtggCGTATATTCTTTCATTATCAATAGAACCActagtaataataaaaacaaagcaAGTAAAAAGCATATATGGATCCAAAAGCTTCTGAAACATTAGAACCACAGTATCTCTAGAAGTAATTGGTCCTCATATTGATGCATATATATGACATTCCAATAAGCAGACAACGCTATTGGTACTAGCCTCCATGTTTAtgaaacctttaaaattttgccATAAAACATATGTCAAGATTATAGGACTTGAACAAAACTCAGAAACATATAATTACAATCTCagcataaaagtttaaaaactcgaTGAGTCAAAATAAGATCTATGCCATTATAATTTAGCCATTGAAACTTCATCAACATTAAATCAAAAACTTTCAAATGAAAGCAACACGAATATAAATGGAAGAGTAAACCACAAAGAGATACCACTAATGTTGATAAATGATCATTGTAATCTAATATAGCAAGCAGGCTAACAGAAAATAACAGCTCTGAAAAGCATCTAAAAGAATCATCCTCAGTCATTCAAGGATGTCCAAGAAATAGTCTCCTTCTAACAACATAagataatcaaaaaatcctaACTCATACAACAACCAGAACCAGCAGCATCCAACTAACATGACAGCCTTCTATCACAAGTTACAAACatcaattaaaaagaataatgataTCTATTCTCAATTCGTATACAAATTTGCATCCCAAACTTGTTTGATCGGACTTATCCAATGGCCAAAAAAgcttattgaaaattataagcACATTTGCATTTTTTTAGACTGTTTGGTTGCATTTCTAAAGTGCTTTAAggattttaaataatcttttttatggTTTAAGGGATATCAAAAAGAGCtccaattttattttacaaatttgattATCTATTCTTGCATATCAAAAGGAGctccaattttattttaaattttgattatctattattgtatattaacGCCTGTTTTGGGTAAATTAATCTAAAAAGCTCTCTTACATTCTATTAACCaaacaactaacaatttttttttcacacaaGCTCCACCCTTATAAGTTCAATCCTAGTGAGATCTTCTTCCATAAGCTCTAGTTGAATAAGCCGTACCAAAAGGAACCTTAAATTATGCCATTACATACTTCACTTCTATAACGAAAAATATGTATGAAAACTTGGGAAGTATGATAGTATTCAGAAAATAAACAATGACTAAATTCAGAGTCTTACATGTTTTGATGGAGCTCCATTGGAAAGCTTAAGCTTCTTCTTGGCATGAACAATCCCATCAAACCCATTGGCTTTCCTCTTCTTCCTCCCAATAATACGTgactttcctttcttttcccttaCTTTCCAAACATTCCTCTTCCTATaaaccaatttttcaaatttccattCCGCGCAGCTCGTATCAATAACCGTCACTTCGTTTCTGGAGTACCCCACAAGCTCTCTCTCACCATCCTCTTCAATCTCAATATTCTTCGTCTCATTCTCCACAGGGGCATCTTCGTCTTTGCGCACACACCCCGAACTTTGGTCCTCCGTCGAAACCAAACACGGCTTTGGGTTTGCTTGTTTCCTGCAACTCTTTTTAAATCTCGGATTGGGCTCGCCCATGTTGAAGAGGTCCGAAAGGACATTAGTCATTATACCTAACcattcttcttccttttcatctCCATTTTCAATGACTTGTTTACAATCTGCCTGAGTCGACTCAAAGGAGTTAGGTTTTGGGGTGTCGTCATGGTTGTTTCTAAGAAAATGGTCGAGGTCGAGATTGTCGCCGGTGGGAAAACCCTTAGTCGAACGTAAGCGGTCGAGCCAGTTGGGAGCTGAGTCAGCGGTGGAGACCATTGCTAATTGTAGAGATTGATGGGTGAATTGAAGTAATGTTAATTTGCAGTTGCAAATACAAAACTCAAGTATGCGCAAAGCGCCCGGCGAGACCGCTTTACTGTGCTCATGATTTTATACTTTGTGGACATGAGTCTAATTAAACCATTTTAGGCGCATAATTTTCATTACTGGACTGAGCATTGAAGTGGAGAGGGGGTTAGGATGGGTCAGTGGACGGCTGGGCGGATGAACTTTCCAGGGGTAATTTTATGTCTTTTGGTTTGTTAATGGTTAAAATGTTCGGTATTTAAGGGTAATTCTGTTGATTTCAATTTGTGTTGGGactaaagataatttttctgAGAAAAGTATAAAAATCATGTGAAAGGTGGCAAAAACCCTAGTTGTAAACTAGTAATAGTTATTTTGATTTTCTCTCTATCATCTCCTTTCTAACCACTCCTTTCGAagtaaattttgtcattttaaaaatctctcaatgctaattttatcattttcagctCTCTTGACACCGGTCTTCTACTTTTTTGTCCCATCTTGTATCAATGAGTTCtttataactcttcatatgttaatctctttatttttagttGTGTTATTCTCACTACTAACGACTTTATCTCGCAatgatattatcatttttagttAACTTCACATATTCTCACTTTCAATGACTCACGCTTACAATCTCACACAATGATTAGGGAATTATGGTTAAAGCGGTCATTCACCAACGACGTGGCATGACTTTCCCAAATTGAATTGTAGTTCAATGCAATCCAACATTTAAATTGTCACTTAGAAACCATTATTAACTTCAAAACccaataaaatcaattgaattaatCAGTCAAATTCGAGCTTTAAAATCAGGTATAcatggtttttattttaattttaattgatatgggCATACATAGGAAACCTAAAAGTTTACTcaaaaaaaagggttttaaattgaacaaaattcATACCTGAATTggatttaaacaataaaaattcaaaaaattatgtatacaaataataaaatgtcatcatatgattagatatttctctatttttaatttaaaacaacataattatataataatatataattatttatatatataattgtttatattttttatgtacataatactatttataaaaatattcaaaatgaattttGGACTGGACCCGAAGCCGGAATGGGCCCGAATTTTCTTTGTTTGCTTTGAGGCTCGACTAGCTCGGGATGGTAATGTTCCAGATTTCTTTTCTCCATCAAGTATTCAAGCATAGCTTTtgctattaaatataaaaatatttaattattctatcaaatatttattttccatttgacCATAAAAATCCAAAGAGAGGACCAAATATACTCTCTGTTTATGCTTCATTGAAATGAAAGCTGACGTTTCATTTCGAGTTGAAACCCTGTTGAATTGAGTgtagaaatttcaaaattcaaaaatatcaaatggAAATAGGTACAGGATTTATGTGATTTAAATTAGGGAAATAGACTATTTCCACTCAAATTTTAAcccaattttaaattcatatccACGGGAAATGAAAAACTCTAACTCTCACCCataaccaaatttttgttaattttttctgttaaataaaggggtaaaatagttatttattttactgtttatattaaaaaattataaaatttattacttcctaggttttagaaattaatattttatctttacctaaagtttcaaactttaaaaagtaacattttcatccTCAAATctagagtttttatatttttttaaattcagttgctctccataattttaaaaaatagtagtttcattctcactcttcaacttcatctttcaacATCGTCTTcggtctcttttttttttctagtgtaacaatggtaatatgatgaagagacgaagatctcttcagtgggaaatagtccttttctctttaaattacGGAGAAAGTGAAAAATCTTGCGGTggtaaattttggttaatttaattaattatcgtATCTTTAAGTATGGtaaaaattcaataacaaaaaatactCTCTGTTTACACCTCTTCAAacatggttattttaattaaggccaaacgactatttcccacccaaggttcaactttttatcctttaatcatagaaaattttattcttcactcatatgttaaattttattattactgtcataagtaaaattattatttattaaaatattaaaaatagtcatATTTTCACcccttagatttaaaaattaataattatcgTCTTCATTAAGAGAATAAGAACAGTCTTTGCCGATCGGTTTTCTCAGTTAGTAATAGTTAGAAATAGAACGGAATTGAGAAAAAAGctatgagagagagagagaatgttgTCGTTGCCTTCTCCAGTAGTCGATAGTGGCGGCTTAAAAAACCTTGagaaaaaatgttgatttttcaaactttggttgaagaaatatttattagatttttaaacttatgaggtaaatataataattttttaatttttttaaaatagtaaaatttaataaatagatagacatttaa
It contains:
- the LOC123225296 gene encoding uncharacterized protein LOC123225296, with translation MVSTADSAPNWLDRLRSTKGFPTGDNLDLDHFLRNNHDDTPKPNSFESTQADCKQVIENGDEKEEEWLGIMTNVLSDLFNMGEPNPRFKKSCRKQANPKPCLVSTEDQSSGCVRKDEDAPVENETKNIEIEEDGERELVGYSRNEVTVIDTSCAEWKFEKLVYRKRNVWKVREKKGKSRIIGRKKRKANGFDGIVHAKKKLKLSNGAPSKHEENLHDDKGEEVTKEASRSDGLSQVPKDRLQVSRVPKKTKKGGSSDVLIKDMPARSKMGAKSLKSRTPDIGVEKHQSVYNKSLSTGFRDSD
- the LOC123225283 gene encoding transcription termination factor MTERF8, chloroplastic, which produces MITSSSSLFFLSQTIIFPTKIYSLNPQKRICLTKTSRIAIEPSLSFRPTILCNCLSSPVNLLSEIETVTFFQELGFSDKDSELLFKQNPTLRLTSFDKIRDRILTLQSVGLKGIALFRVISKSPNVLIAEEIDPLICFLCDDLGGKIEPLQIERLLVGAETRYLVGFDQKVRLLGIPPEKIVHVLNNVNLTKALCLKSFEEIERTIAFLNPFGGTDLIVKRPRLLNYDLDTQLLPRINFINKLSRGDVDATRTVFLKFPLILSYSVKHVEKHVELLRSFGGLNDEEIFKIFLVFPGLISASRERKIHPRMEFLKQCGLNSSDLFKFLKKAPLFLAMSFDKLAQKLVFLVKIGYKYRTKELAAAMGAVTRTGCGNMQKVIGVFLSYGLSFADILAMSKKHPQILQYNHSSLEEKMEYLIGEMDREVGELLAFPAFLGYKLDDRIKHRYEVKRKTLGEGMSINKLLCVSAERFKTNEKKKTSIHI